Proteins co-encoded in one Cellulosilyticum sp. I15G10I2 genomic window:
- a CDS encoding N-acyl-D-amino-acid deacylase family protein: protein MTLKIYNALIIDGTGKDRFYGELLIKDDRIVQIGAQVDAVYDRAIDAKGHVVAPGFIDTHSHSDLELLLADSFVKPKVMQGITTEILGQDGVAMAPLPEKYIEAWRKNLAGLDGDSDAINWHYENTKGYIEALQKAGMAVNAAYLVPHGNIRMEAMGLENREATDKEIEKMEELLERELNAGAIGLSTGLIYIPCAYSDQKELAALCKVVASKQGIFVTHQRSEANQIIASMQEILDVGRESGVKVHFSHFKICGKNNWDKIDEVFGLLDQAKKEGISVSLDQYPYTAGSTMLSVILPAWVHDGGTVRLLERLKENTIREKIKEDIFAATCEWDNFVQFAGLDGIYITSVKTAANQSIIGKNLVELGRIRGKEPLEAVFDLLIEEDNAVGMIDYYGKEEQIISIMKRPEQNVCTDGLLGGKPHPRVYGSFPRVLGKYVREEKVMTLEEAIYKMSGKPREVFSLKDRGLLKTGYFADIVIFNQDRIIDQGTYTDPMQFPQGIEYVLINGELVVEQGKHLSKKPGRFISN from the coding sequence ATGACACTTAAGATTTATAATGCTCTAATTATAGATGGGACAGGTAAAGATAGATTTTATGGAGAGCTTTTAATAAAGGATGATAGGATCGTCCAAATAGGCGCTCAAGTAGATGCAGTGTATGATAGGGCTATAGATGCTAAGGGTCATGTGGTAGCTCCGGGGTTTATTGATACCCATAGTCATTCGGATTTAGAGTTATTGCTGGCAGATTCTTTTGTAAAACCTAAAGTGATGCAGGGGATTACCACTGAAATATTGGGCCAAGATGGGGTTGCTATGGCACCTCTTCCTGAGAAGTATATTGAAGCTTGGAGAAAGAATCTGGCTGGATTAGATGGGGATAGTGATGCGATTAATTGGCATTATGAGAATACTAAGGGCTATATTGAGGCACTTCAAAAGGCTGGTATGGCAGTTAATGCAGCTTACCTTGTACCTCATGGGAATATACGGATGGAAGCTATGGGGCTTGAAAATAGAGAGGCCACTGACAAGGAAATAGAAAAGATGGAGGAGCTATTAGAAAGAGAGCTGAATGCTGGAGCCATAGGGCTATCCACAGGGCTTATTTATATCCCTTGTGCCTATAGTGATCAAAAAGAACTAGCAGCGCTTTGTAAAGTTGTGGCAAGTAAGCAGGGGATATTTGTGACCCATCAGCGGAGTGAGGCAAATCAAATCATTGCTTCTATGCAAGAAATATTAGATGTTGGCAGAGAATCTGGGGTTAAGGTTCACTTTTCTCACTTTAAAATCTGCGGCAAAAACAATTGGGATAAAATAGATGAAGTTTTTGGACTCTTAGATCAGGCTAAAAAAGAGGGGATTTCTGTATCTTTAGATCAATATCCTTATACGGCAGGAAGTACGATGCTTAGTGTGATTTTACCTGCATGGGTACATGATGGTGGAACGGTTAGATTACTTGAGCGGTTAAAAGAAAATACTATCAGAGAAAAGATTAAAGAAGATATTTTTGCTGCGACATGTGAATGGGATAATTTTGTGCAGTTTGCAGGGTTAGATGGCATTTATATTACCAGCGTAAAAACAGCAGCCAACCAAAGTATTATAGGTAAAAATTTAGTAGAACTCGGACGAATAAGAGGCAAAGAACCACTGGAAGCTGTATTTGATTTGTTAATAGAAGAGGACAATGCTGTGGGAATGATTGATTATTATGGCAAAGAAGAACAGATTATAAGTATTATGAAAAGACCAGAACAAAATGTGTGTACAGATGGTCTTCTCGGAGGCAAGCCTCATCCAAGGGTATATGGCTCTTTTCCAAGGGTACTTGGTAAGTATGTGCGTGAAGAAAAGGTGATGACTTTAGAAGAAGCTATTTATAAGATGTCAGGTAAACCTCGGGAGGTATTTTCACTTAAAGACCGAGGACTGCTAAAAACCGGTTATTTTGCAGATATAGTTATTTTTAATCAAGATAGGATTATAGATCAAGGAACCTATACCGACCCGATGCAGTTTCCACAAGGGATAGAATATGTGCTCATAAATGGTGAGCTTGTTGTAGAGCAGGGGAAACACTTAAGTAAAAAGCCAGGCAGATTTATAAGTAACTAA
- a CDS encoding YgeY family selenium metabolism-linked hydrolase, producing the protein MKEERLQEVIKVCQEIISIPSYSGHEGDVVNLLEEILKSYGFNEVIIDEYGSIIGKLTGKQKGPKILLDAHIDTVVVPDPSKWHYDPFGGVLEEGRIYGRGTTDMKGALAAMIIAASYFSRELNYDFAGEIYVAGVVHEECFEGIAARSISKRIKPDYVIIGEASELNIKCGQRGRAEIVVETYGKPAHSANPETGINAVYKMTQLIPKINQIPYKIDPILGKGILELTDIISTPYPGASVVPDKCRVTYDRRLLVGEAKEEVLAPLQAVIEELEKENPDFKAVVKYAVGEEKCHTGGIITGERFFPAWRFEEKDDFVQAALKAAKQVKEDAIVTQYSFCTNGSHYAGEAGIKTLGFGPSKENLAHTIDEYVEVSELIGACHGYVLILKELQAIQ; encoded by the coding sequence ATGAAAGAAGAAAGACTGCAGGAAGTTATAAAGGTATGCCAGGAGATTATCAGTATCCCAAGTTATTCAGGTCATGAAGGGGATGTTGTTAATCTACTTGAAGAAATATTAAAATCCTATGGCTTTAATGAAGTTATTATAGATGAATATGGCAGTATAATAGGAAAGCTTACCGGCAAACAAAAAGGACCCAAAATACTATTAGATGCCCATATAGATACTGTAGTAGTGCCTGATCCGTCAAAATGGCATTATGATCCGTTTGGAGGGGTTCTTGAAGAAGGCAGAATCTATGGCAGAGGCACAACGGATATGAAGGGTGCTTTGGCTGCGATGATTATAGCAGCAAGTTATTTCTCAAGAGAACTTAACTATGATTTTGCGGGAGAGATTTATGTAGCAGGGGTAGTACATGAAGAATGCTTTGAAGGGATAGCGGCAAGAAGTATCAGTAAGCGTATCAAACCAGATTATGTCATTATAGGAGAAGCCTCAGAACTAAATATCAAGTGTGGTCAAAGAGGAAGAGCAGAAATCGTTGTTGAAACCTATGGCAAGCCTGCACATTCTGCGAATCCAGAAACAGGTATTAATGCTGTTTATAAAATGACGCAGCTTATTCCAAAAATTAATCAAATACCTTATAAAATCGATCCTATACTCGGTAAAGGAATTTTAGAATTAACTGATATTATTTCAACGCCCTATCCTGGCGCATCTGTTGTACCTGATAAGTGCAGAGTGACTTATGACAGACGGTTATTAGTCGGCGAAGCGAAGGAAGAAGTACTTGCGCCTCTTCAAGCAGTTATAGAAGAGTTGGAAAAAGAAAATCCTGACTTTAAAGCAGTAGTTAAATATGCAGTGGGTGAGGAGAAGTGTCATACGGGAGGTATTATCACGGGAGAAAGGTTTTTCCCAGCTTGGCGCTTTGAAGAAAAAGATGACTTTGTTCAAGCGGCACTCAAAGCCGCAAAGCAAGTTAAGGAAGATGCTATTGTGACACAATACTCTTTCTGCACAAATGGCAGTCACTATGCAGGAGAAGCAGGGATTAAAACTTTAGGTTTTGGGCCATCCAAGGAAAATCTGGCCCATACAATAGATGAATATGTTGAGGTAAGTGAACTGATAGGGGCCTGTCACGGGTATGTGTTGATTCTTAAAGAGTTGCAGGCGATACAATAA
- the dpaL gene encoding diaminopropionate ammonia-lyase gives MSLQIKWAENAYKKSHKNWENKVLSEETNKEVMAFHKSFDEYHKTPFENLEHLAKKLGLKAVYVKDESYRFGLNAFKVLGASYAIGKTLADYLEKDIQDTPFAYLKSDAVKQKIKGVKLVATTDGNHGRGVAWTGNQLDLDVEIYMPKGSTQNRLDHILKLGANGQITPYNYDDTVRYMIDKNKDDKGKIIQDTAWEGYTDVPVWIMQGYATVAVEMIEDLGDQVPTHVFLQAGVGAFAGVIAEAFVMTYKEKAPRIIVVEADAASCLYESVQAGQIRNVAGDLNTIMAGLACGEPNPIAWDILKESTDVFIAASDEVTAKGMRILGSPLAGDKRIISGESGAVTTGVLSVIAADESYKDLKERLEINEASVVILVSTEGNTDPQIYQDIVWDGKYPSYQ, from the coding sequence ATGAGTTTACAAATAAAATGGGCAGAAAATGCATACAAAAAGTCTCATAAGAATTGGGAAAACAAAGTACTGAGTGAAGAGACAAATAAGGAAGTTATGGCTTTTCATAAAAGTTTTGATGAGTATCATAAGACACCGTTTGAAAACCTGGAGCATCTTGCAAAAAAGCTGGGGCTAAAAGCTGTTTATGTAAAAGATGAATCTTACAGATTTGGTCTTAATGCCTTTAAAGTGCTGGGTGCATCTTACGCTATTGGCAAAACTTTAGCGGATTATTTAGAAAAGGATATCCAAGATACACCGTTTGCTTATCTTAAAAGTGATGCGGTAAAACAAAAGATAAAGGGTGTAAAACTAGTAGCCACAACAGATGGCAACCATGGCAGAGGGGTTGCATGGACTGGCAATCAATTGGATTTAGATGTAGAGATCTATATGCCAAAAGGCAGTACACAAAACAGATTAGATCATATCTTAAAGCTTGGAGCAAATGGACAGATTACACCCTACAATTACGATGATACGGTGCGCTATATGATTGATAAAAATAAGGATGATAAAGGAAAAATTATTCAAGACACAGCTTGGGAGGGGTATACAGATGTTCCAGTCTGGATTATGCAAGGTTATGCAACTGTTGCTGTAGAAATGATAGAAGACTTAGGGGATCAAGTACCGACCCATGTATTTTTGCAGGCTGGGGTAGGAGCCTTTGCAGGGGTAATTGCAGAAGCTTTTGTGATGACTTATAAAGAGAAAGCCCCACGTATTATTGTTGTAGAAGCTGACGCGGCAAGCTGTTTGTATGAATCAGTACAGGCGGGGCAAATAAGAAATGTCGCAGGAGATCTAAATACTATCATGGCAGGGCTTGCTTGCGGAGAACCAAATCCTATTGCCTGGGATATTTTAAAAGAAAGTACAGATGTTTTTATAGCAGCATCAGATGAGGTTACGGCGAAAGGTATGCGTATATTAGGGAGTCCCCTAGCAGGCGATAAACGCATTATATCAGGCGAGTCGGGGGCAGTAACAACAGGGGTATTAAGTGTTATTGCAGCAGATGAAAGTTATAAGGACTTAAAAGAACGACTAGAGATTAATGAAGCATCCGTAGTGATTCTTGTAAGTACAGAAGGCAATACGGATCCACAGATCTATCAAGACATTGTATGGGATGGCAAATATCCCTCTTATCAATAA
- a CDS encoding sigma 54-interacting transcriptional regulator: MVEPLLRRIQKEVMNYADVISKVLQVDVDITDNKLYRLAGTGRFADTVGTYIENEATGFKWVLENRCNLIIEEPKKHSICKMCPSKDVCKEVFEIGCPIMLGEEVIGVIALACFEKEQKKVVFDNLAYYIDFLENIAELIASKVGEYTYYEEHIITSHMLKKVMEFVDKGVLIFGRGHTIRYMNQYAENILGNNQKQLEYLYKINQFKCMPIEEKNRDLETQYIFRVGQKQIHVQGRIFKMTTEMQSHMEVFIFQDIIDIKKRYVNVLKEDCSFDRILGSDETFLSVKEQAKRLAQTDKNILIYGESGVGKESFARAIHHDSRHKDKPFVTVNCTGIVEADAEEIFGDSPLSKMSLTGSGTLFFDEAADLPLRIQIRLLESLQLPGGFKGRIIISTNKDLEELVKQNQFRKDLYYLLHPFSLSIPPLRCRTKDIKELIQYFLKKYSYMEGKKVTIQKEALYELQNYPWKGNIRELENSMSYMILLNQNGTISHEDVLEKLNKSPQKTSEEFNLQNLEKQTIIKVMNRYANTVQGKKAAAKILGISMATLYRKIEYYNILAEKAYKISQDEKSISI; encoded by the coding sequence ATGGTGGAACCCTTACTAAGAAGAATTCAAAAAGAAGTTATGAATTATGCCGATGTGATATCAAAAGTTTTACAGGTGGATGTAGATATTACAGATAATAAATTGTATAGGCTTGCAGGCACAGGAAGATTTGCAGATACAGTAGGTACTTATATAGAAAATGAAGCTACAGGATTTAAGTGGGTATTAGAAAATAGATGCAATCTGATTATTGAAGAACCTAAAAAACATTCAATTTGCAAGATGTGTCCAAGTAAAGACGTGTGTAAAGAGGTGTTTGAAATAGGTTGTCCGATTATGCTTGGTGAAGAAGTTATAGGGGTGATCGCTCTGGCCTGTTTTGAAAAAGAGCAAAAAAAGGTGGTCTTTGATAATCTAGCTTACTATATTGATTTTTTAGAAAACATTGCAGAACTTATTGCCTCTAAGGTAGGGGAATATACCTATTATGAAGAGCATATCATCACATCACATATGCTGAAAAAGGTAATGGAGTTTGTAGACAAGGGTGTTCTTATTTTTGGAAGAGGGCATACCATCAGATATATGAATCAATATGCAGAAAATATTTTAGGCAATAATCAAAAACAACTGGAATATCTCTATAAAATCAATCAGTTTAAATGTATGCCCATAGAAGAGAAAAATAGAGATTTAGAAACGCAGTATATATTTAGAGTAGGGCAAAAACAAATCCATGTTCAAGGCCGTATTTTTAAAATGACAACAGAAATGCAAAGTCATATGGAAGTTTTTATCTTCCAAGATATTATTGATATTAAAAAGCGTTATGTGAACGTTCTTAAAGAGGATTGCAGTTTTGACAGGATTCTTGGCAGTGATGAAACCTTTTTAAGCGTAAAAGAACAGGCTAAGCGATTAGCACAAACAGACAAAAACATTCTTATTTATGGAGAAAGCGGCGTAGGAAAAGAAAGTTTTGCAAGAGCTATTCATCATGACAGTAGACATAAGGATAAGCCTTTTGTGACTGTCAATTGTACAGGGATAGTTGAGGCTGATGCAGAAGAGATATTTGGGGACTCACCACTTAGTAAAATGAGTTTAACTGGATCTGGGACACTGTTTTTTGATGAGGCAGCAGATTTGCCGCTTAGAATACAGATAAGGCTGCTAGAAAGTTTACAATTGCCAGGGGGTTTTAAGGGAAGAATTATTATTTCTACAAATAAAGACCTTGAGGAGCTTGTAAAACAAAATCAATTTAGAAAAGATTTATATTATTTATTACATCCATTTAGCCTTTCCATACCACCCCTAAGATGCCGCACCAAAGATATTAAAGAGCTCATCCAATACTTTTTGAAGAAATACAGTTATATGGAAGGTAAAAAAGTAACCATACAAAAAGAAGCGCTCTATGAACTGCAGAACTATCCTTGGAAAGGAAATATCAGAGAACTGGAAAATAGTATGAGTTATATGATACTGCTTAATCAAAATGGGACAATATCACATGAAGACGTTTTAGAGAAGTTAAATAAGTCCCCACAAAAAACTAGTGAAGAGTTTAATTTACAAAACTTAGAAAAGCAAACGATTATTAAGGTGATGAATCGTTATGCAAATACTGTTCAGGGCAAAAAAGCCGCAGCTAAGATATTGGGAATAAGTATGGCGACCCTCTACCGAAAAATAGAATATTACAACATTTTAGCTGAAAAAGCCTACAAAATTTCTCAAGATGAGAAATCTATCTCAATATGA
- a CDS encoding nucleotidyltransferase family protein, which translates to MKSSDVEAVILAAGYSTRAETFKMTLDFLGKPLLGHVIEAMQALCSRIIVVGGYQAEKIADVLKHYEKTELIYNETYNEGMFSSVKKGIQAVSAQRFFLTPGDYPLISQKICSELLNTQGDIIVPRFHNKGGHPILLSSQCIQEILDEPADSNLNKYLTRKGRMMVDVEEEGILMDLDTMTDYRMLLKHKCTE; encoded by the coding sequence ATGAAGTCATCAGATGTAGAGGCTGTTATTTTAGCAGCTGGTTATTCAACTAGAGCAGAAACTTTTAAGATGACCTTGGATTTTTTAGGTAAGCCGCTTCTCGGGCATGTGATTGAAGCGATGCAGGCACTATGCAGTCGTATTATCGTAGTAGGAGGCTATCAAGCAGAAAAAATCGCGGACGTCTTAAAGCACTATGAAAAGACAGAACTTATTTATAATGAAACATATAACGAGGGGATGTTTAGTTCTGTAAAAAAGGGGATACAAGCAGTAAGCGCACAAAGGTTTTTTTTAACCCCAGGGGACTATCCGCTTATTAGTCAAAAGATTTGTTCAGAATTACTAAATACACAGGGAGACATTATAGTTCCAAGATTTCACAATAAGGGAGGGCATCCCATATTATTAAGCAGTCAGTGTATTCAAGAAATATTAGATGAGCCAGCTGATTCTAACTTAAACAAGTACTTAACCCGCAAGGGGCGTATGATGGTTGATGTGGAAGAAGAAGGGATTTTAATGGATTTAGATACTATGACGGATTATAGGATGCTGTTAAAACATAAATGTACGGAGTAG
- the moaA gene encoding GTP 3',8-cyclase MoaA yields the protein MMDSYGRDISYLRVSITENCNLNCKYCMPDKKSAGCIEKTLSLNETYQIIKTFHKLGITKLRITGGEPLIRKGVIPFIEKVTKLEHLKDIAMTTNAVLLEEKAEALADAGLKRVNVSLDTLDAKKYHLITGGGDIQKVLRGIEAAKAKGLSPIKVNTVLIKGFNEDEIEAFAKWSDASGVEVRFIELMPIGEGINWSREKYISADQILENMPKLQRLEHTKGGTAVPYTLKGTQAKIGFITPMSCKFCNACNRMRLTSEGKLKGCLHSDIEIDLKTALRMHKPIEPIIMNAIRLKQQTHHLEEQCYTHKGMYQIGG from the coding sequence ATGATGGATTCATATGGCAGAGATATTTCGTATTTAAGAGTTTCTATAACTGAAAATTGTAATTTAAACTGTAAGTATTGTATGCCTGATAAAAAGAGTGCAGGCTGTATAGAAAAGACTTTAAGTTTGAATGAAACCTATCAAATCATAAAAACTTTTCATAAACTGGGTATCACTAAACTAAGAATTACAGGGGGAGAACCTTTGATACGAAAAGGGGTCATTCCTTTTATTGAAAAGGTAACAAAACTTGAACATCTGAAAGATATAGCTATGACAACAAATGCTGTATTACTTGAAGAAAAAGCTGAAGCCTTAGCGGATGCGGGACTTAAGAGAGTTAATGTAAGCCTAGATACATTAGATGCTAAAAAGTATCATCTGATAACTGGTGGCGGAGATATTCAAAAGGTCTTAAGAGGTATTGAAGCAGCTAAAGCAAAGGGTCTTTCGCCTATAAAGGTCAATACTGTTTTAATAAAAGGGTTTAATGAGGATGAAATTGAGGCATTTGCTAAATGGTCAGATGCTTCTGGGGTAGAAGTAAGGTTTATTGAACTGATGCCTATTGGAGAAGGCATAAACTGGTCTAGAGAAAAATATATTTCAGCAGATCAAATCCTAGAAAATATGCCTAAGCTTCAAAGGCTGGAACATACAAAAGGAGGAACAGCAGTTCCTTATACGCTTAAAGGAACACAAGCGAAAATAGGATTTATTACGCCTATGTCCTGTAAATTTTGCAATGCGTGTAATAGGATGCGCCTCACATCAGAAGGAAAACTTAAAGGATGTCTGCATTCAGATATTGAAATTGACTTAAAAACTGCGCTAAGAATGCATAAGCCTATTGAGCCTATTATAATGAATGCTATTCGTCTTAAACAACAGACCCATCATTTAGAGGAGCAGTGCTATACACATAAGGGAATGTATCAGATCGGCGGGTAG